The Saccharomonospora cyanea NA-134 genome includes a region encoding these proteins:
- the rsmH gene encoding 16S rRNA (cytosine(1402)-N(4))-methyltransferase RsmH, translating into MTDSAGTSGFPADATHLPVLVERVLELFEPTVADHDAVVVDATLGLGGHTEALLDAYPRLRVIGLDRDPTALERSRQRLARHGDRVRFVHTVYHRIPEVLSDLGLSEVDGVLMDLGVSSMQLDLDERGFAYARDAPLDMRMDPTTGLTAADVLNTYPVDELTRILRDYGEEKFARRIAKAVVAERQRHPFDTSERLVRLLYDTVPAPSRRTGGHPAKRTFQALRIEVNGELDILREAVPAAIAALAEGGRIVVESYHSLEDRIVKQALAKAATSRTPEGLPVELPGHGPELRLLTRGAEKADEEEIRRNPRAASVRLRAAEKRGADGE; encoded by the coding sequence GTGACCGACAGCGCCGGAACCAGCGGTTTTCCCGCTGACGCCACGCATCTGCCTGTACTCGTGGAGCGGGTGCTCGAACTGTTCGAGCCCACGGTGGCCGACCACGACGCCGTCGTGGTCGATGCCACGCTGGGGCTCGGCGGGCACACCGAAGCACTGCTCGACGCCTACCCCCGCCTGCGGGTGATCGGCCTCGACCGCGATCCCACCGCGCTGGAGCGTTCACGGCAGCGGCTCGCGCGACACGGCGACCGGGTGCGGTTCGTCCACACCGTCTACCACCGCATACCGGAGGTCCTCAGTGACCTCGGCCTGTCCGAGGTCGACGGTGTGCTGATGGATCTCGGTGTCTCCTCCATGCAGCTCGACCTCGACGAGCGTGGCTTCGCGTACGCGCGCGACGCTCCGCTCGACATGAGGATGGATCCGACGACCGGTCTGACGGCGGCCGACGTGCTCAACACCTACCCGGTCGACGAGCTGACCCGGATCCTGCGCGACTACGGCGAGGAGAAGTTCGCCCGCCGGATCGCGAAAGCCGTGGTGGCCGAGCGGCAGCGACACCCGTTCGACACCAGCGAGCGACTGGTGCGACTGCTGTACGACACGGTGCCCGCTCCCAGCCGCCGCACCGGCGGGCATCCCGCGAAGCGCACCTTCCAGGCGTTGCGGATCGAGGTGAACGGCGAGCTCGACATCCTCCGCGAGGCGGTGCCGGCCGCCATCGCGGCGCTGGCCGAGGGTGGTCGCATCGTCGTCGAGTCGTACCACTCCCTGGAGGATCGCATCGTCAAGCAGGCGCTGGCGAAGGCGGCGACGTCGCGAACGCCCGAGGGGCTACCCGTGGAGCTGCCGGGCCATGGGCCGGAGCTGCGGTTGTTGACCCGGGGCGCCGAGAAGGCGGACGAGGAGGAGATCCGACGGAATCCGCGCGCGGCCTCCGTCCGGCTGCGTGCGGCGGAGAAGAGGGGAGCCGACGGCGAATGA
- a CDS encoding DUF3040 domain-containing protein, translating to MPLSEHEQRLLDQIERELYAEDPKFASAVRGTKLRRPTRRRRLQGAALFVVGVAMLVLGVAGQASFLRIAEIPWLSVLGFLVMFGGVLMAVTALGASAEADDSERQRGGGGRSGSSAKSSFTQRMEDRFRRRFEDR from the coding sequence ATGCCACTCTCCGAGCATGAGCAGCGGCTGCTCGACCAGATCGAGCGCGAGCTCTATGCCGAGGACCCCAAGTTCGCTTCTGCCGTGCGCGGAACAAAGCTACGCCGGCCCACGCGCCGCCGGCGCCTACAGGGTGCCGCCCTGTTCGTCGTGGGCGTCGCCATGCTCGTGCTCGGCGTTGCCGGGCAGGCGTCGTTCCTCCGCATCGCCGAGATCCCGTGGCTGAGCGTGCTCGGGTTCCTGGTGATGTTCGGTGGTGTGCTCATGGCTGTGACGGCACTCGGAGCGTCGGCTGAGGCCGATGACTCCGAGCGCCAGCGAGGAGGCGGAGGCCGAAGCGGCTCCTCGGCCAAGAGCAGCTTCACCCAGCGCATGGAGGATCGTTTCCGCCGGCGCTTCGAGGACCGCTAG
- a CDS encoding AAA family ATPase has product MTSRGQFIAVSAPAPSGDGHSATEVHHPSDGYPGDHDAHGAHGAQGDGAPIGLDQLHDTVRRIAANVERVLVGKPEVVRIALVTLLAQGHLLVEDVPGVGKTSLAKALARSIDCTVSRVQFTPDLLPSDVTGVSIYNRQRSDFEFRPGPVFANIVVGDEINRASPKTQSALLECMEERQVTVDATTYRLDSPFMVIATQNPVEMEGTYALPEAQRDRFTARVSIGYPDLAAELAMVDEHAGVDPLDELQPVSDGATVQRLVEKVRGLHVSPEVKQYAVELSAATRQLPEVRLGASPRATLQLVRAARAQAALSGREFVVPDDLHAVAVPVLAHRLVLTTEAHAARRSATDVVRAVLSRVPVPHGARPR; this is encoded by the coding sequence GTGACGTCGAGAGGACAGTTCATCGCTGTGTCCGCACCCGCTCCGTCGGGCGACGGCCACTCCGCCACCGAGGTACACCACCCGTCCGACGGGTACCCCGGCGACCACGATGCGCATGGCGCCCACGGTGCCCAGGGCGACGGCGCGCCGATCGGCCTCGACCAGTTGCACGACACCGTCCGGCGTATCGCCGCCAACGTGGAACGTGTGCTGGTGGGCAAGCCCGAGGTCGTCCGGATCGCCCTGGTGACGCTGCTCGCCCAGGGCCACCTCCTCGTCGAGGACGTTCCGGGAGTCGGCAAGACCTCCCTGGCCAAGGCGCTCGCCCGGTCGATCGACTGCACGGTGAGCCGCGTGCAGTTCACTCCCGACCTGCTGCCCAGCGACGTCACCGGCGTCTCCATCTACAACCGCCAGCGGTCGGACTTCGAGTTCCGTCCCGGCCCCGTGTTCGCCAACATCGTCGTGGGCGACGAGATAAACCGGGCGTCGCCGAAGACCCAGTCGGCGCTGCTGGAGTGCATGGAGGAACGCCAGGTCACCGTCGACGCCACCACGTACAGACTCGACAGCCCCTTCATGGTGATCGCCACGCAGAACCCGGTCGAGATGGAGGGCACCTACGCTCTGCCCGAGGCCCAGCGCGACCGCTTCACCGCTCGCGTGTCGATCGGCTACCCCGACCTCGCCGCCGAGCTGGCGATGGTCGACGAGCACGCGGGGGTCGACCCGTTGGACGAGCTGCAGCCCGTCTCCGACGGTGCCACGGTGCAGCGACTGGTCGAGAAGGTCCGCGGGCTGCACGTCTCTCCCGAGGTGAAGCAGTACGCCGTCGAACTGTCGGCGGCGACGCGGCAGCTTCCCGAGGTCCGGCTTGGCGCGTCGCCGAGGGCGACGCTGCAGTTGGTGCGCGCGGCGCGTGCCCAGGCCGCTCTCTCCGGCCGCGAGTTCGTCGTGCCCGACGACCTGCACGCCGTGGCCGTCCCCGTCCTGGCGCACCGGCTGGTGCTGACGACGGAGGCCCACGCCGCCCGCCGGTCGGCCACGGACGTCGTCCGCGCCGTGCTGTCCCGCGTGCCGGTACCGCACGGCGCCCGTCCCCGGTAA
- the mraZ gene encoding division/cell wall cluster transcriptional repressor MraZ: MFLGTHTPKLDDKGRLTLPAKFRDALAGGLMITKGQDRCLYAFPRAEFEQLARKVAEAPFTNESVRAYQRYLFAGTDEQRPDGQGRIAIAPELRRYAGLTKECVVIGAITRLEIWDARAWEAYLEEHEDSYAKAQEEILPGIF, translated from the coding sequence GTGTTCCTCGGCACCCACACTCCGAAGCTGGACGACAAGGGGCGGCTCACGCTGCCTGCGAAGTTCCGCGACGCGCTGGCAGGTGGGTTGATGATCACCAAGGGACAGGATCGCTGTCTCTATGCCTTCCCGCGCGCCGAATTCGAGCAGCTCGCCCGAAAGGTTGCAGAGGCGCCGTTCACCAACGAGTCGGTGCGGGCCTACCAGCGGTACCTGTTCGCGGGCACTGACGAGCAACGTCCCGACGGACAGGGTCGCATCGCGATCGCTCCGGAGCTGCGCCGCTACGCCGGACTGACCAAGGAGTGCGTGGTCATCGGCGCCATCACCCGGCTGGAGATCTGGGACGCCCGAGCCTGGGAGGCCTATCTGGAGGAACACGAGGACAGCTACGCGAAAGCGCAGGAGGAGATCCTGCCGGGCATATTCTGA
- a CDS encoding transglutaminase family protein: MTTTTTPPRHARRGPGSDRNAHRPPTASTLLAPTAAMFATISAATSLTGVVQGGVWLAFAAVAALLVAFTGLALRALRVPTLLVGLGQLVVLLVLVTGSFTRSGILAIIPGPAAFVELDAVLSAAFESVRTGVPPVEDTTPILCLTTIAVGLVAILVDTLVVAAAAPAATGLVLLCVYAVPSALADDLLPWWTFVLGATAFATLLVVDGSHRHRRWRNRPAQDARASAASLSTPVAVVAGALAAGLVAGTTVTAIGTEGSLPGSEGERTVLGGLGVNAFTSLRGMLDQGEDVPLFRVTGLDEPRLLRAFTLDTYRPNEGWGLPEGPMPAGVPADGELPSAPGDDGSAPSHRIGIEPVHWNDVWLPVYGAPRALEGLSDGWYYDRTSGAVFRERRQNPAPYAETAALEEPTRAELRRVEPDPDEIAPTYTRLAHIDPRVADLAEELTASSDTTFDKVQAIWEYFGVENGFVYDTQTAPVSDSDALADFVLHGKRGYCEQFASAMAVMLRSLDIPSRVAIGFTGGYRDGDVRTITSRDAHAWVEVYFGELGWVGFDPTPLSDGRGYVPSYLSDEGSSDSAPANDDEVPSTQAEEPSEAAEPSQEQVEQDTGAQQAQPGPFSGSGAWSGVLAAVAAAAALAATVAAVGVARKRRATGAKAASESAAWLPLAAVALGAVAVALLAWWLHWAVTLVLLVSAALLLAPYSVRQAQRHRRLQDVERGDDVHAADAAWRELRQECIDRGLDITDTDTVRLAAQKIARGQRLDEQGKNHLRVVVTTMEQSWYGSGQHQRNRDTAGFTQAFHGVLDALHRSAPLSWRGRFLPRSVLRSARTRISR; this comes from the coding sequence ATGACGACCACGACCACACCGCCCCGGCATGCCCGGCGGGGACCGGGTTCGGACCGGAACGCACACCGGCCGCCCACGGCGAGCACACTGCTCGCGCCGACCGCGGCGATGTTCGCGACCATCAGCGCCGCCACGTCCCTCACCGGTGTCGTCCAGGGCGGCGTGTGGCTGGCCTTCGCCGCCGTGGCCGCGCTGCTCGTGGCGTTCACAGGGCTCGCGCTGCGCGCACTGCGAGTACCGACGCTGTTGGTCGGACTCGGCCAGCTGGTCGTCCTGCTGGTTCTGGTCACCGGGTCGTTCACTCGCAGCGGCATCCTGGCGATCATCCCCGGTCCCGCCGCCTTCGTCGAACTCGACGCCGTGCTGTCGGCCGCGTTCGAGTCCGTCAGGACCGGGGTGCCGCCGGTCGAGGACACCACTCCCATCCTGTGCCTCACCACGATCGCCGTCGGCCTCGTCGCGATCCTGGTGGACACGCTCGTCGTGGCCGCCGCCGCGCCGGCCGCGACGGGGCTGGTCCTGCTGTGCGTCTACGCCGTGCCCTCCGCACTGGCCGACGACCTGCTGCCGTGGTGGACGTTCGTGCTCGGCGCCACGGCGTTCGCCACACTGCTGGTCGTCGACGGCAGCCACCGGCACCGCAGGTGGCGGAACCGGCCCGCACAGGACGCGCGAGCGTCGGCCGCGTCGTTGTCGACACCGGTGGCCGTGGTGGCCGGTGCGCTCGCGGCCGGCCTCGTGGCGGGCACGACGGTCACCGCGATCGGCACCGAGGGAAGCCTTCCCGGCAGCGAAGGCGAACGGACCGTGCTCGGTGGACTGGGCGTCAACGCCTTCACCTCGCTGCGCGGCATGCTCGACCAGGGCGAGGACGTACCCCTGTTCCGTGTCACCGGCCTCGACGAACCCCGGCTCCTGCGCGCGTTCACACTCGACACCTACCGCCCGAACGAGGGTTGGGGGCTGCCCGAAGGGCCCATGCCCGCCGGGGTGCCCGCCGACGGCGAGTTGCCGTCCGCCCCCGGCGACGACGGAAGCGCACCCAGCCACCGAATCGGCATCGAACCGGTGCACTGGAACGACGTGTGGCTGCCCGTCTACGGAGCTCCCCGCGCGCTGGAGGGCCTGTCCGACGGCTGGTACTACGACCGCACGAGCGGGGCCGTGTTCCGTGAACGCAGGCAGAACCCCGCCCCCTACGCCGAGACCGCCGCGCTCGAGGAGCCGACCCGAGCCGAACTCCGCCGGGTCGAACCCGATCCCGACGAGATCGCCCCCACCTACACCCGGTTGGCACACATCGATCCGAGGGTGGCCGACCTCGCCGAGGAACTCACGGCGTCATCCGACACCACCTTCGACAAGGTGCAGGCGATCTGGGAGTACTTCGGCGTCGAGAACGGCTTCGTCTACGACACCCAGACCGCTCCGGTCTCGGACAGCGACGCCCTCGCCGACTTCGTGCTCCACGGCAAGCGTGGTTACTGCGAGCAGTTCGCCTCGGCGATGGCGGTGATGCTGCGCTCGCTCGACATCCCCTCCCGGGTCGCGATCGGATTCACCGGCGGGTACCGCGACGGCGACGTCCGCACGATCACCTCACGCGACGCCCACGCCTGGGTGGAGGTGTACTTCGGCGAACTCGGCTGGGTCGGTTTCGACCCGACGCCGCTGTCGGACGGCCGCGGTTACGTGCCGTCCTACCTCAGCGACGAGGGCAGCTCCGACAGCGCCCCTGCGAACGACGACGAGGTGCCGAGTACCCAGGCCGAGGAGCCGTCCGAGGCGGCGGAGCCCTCGCAGGAACAGGTGGAGCAGGACACCGGCGCGCAGCAGGCACAGCCGGGTCCGTTCTCCGGCTCGGGTGCCTGGTCGGGCGTGCTCGCCGCGGTCGCCGCCGCAGCGGCACTGGCGGCCACGGTCGCCGCGGTCGGGGTCGCCAGGAAACGGCGCGCCACGGGCGCCAAGGCGGCGAGCGAGTCGGCGGCGTGGCTCCCCCTCGCCGCCGTCGCCCTGGGAGCCGTCGCCGTGGCCCTGCTGGCGTGGTGGCTGCACTGGGCCGTGACGCTGGTGCTGCTGGTGAGTGCCGCGCTGCTGCTGGCGCCGTACTCCGTACGCCAGGCACAACGCCACCGCAGGCTCCAGGACGTGGAGCGGGGCGACGACGTGCACGCCGCCGACGCCGCGTGGCGGGAGCTGCGTCAGGAATGCATCGACCGGGGTCTCGACATCACCGACACCGACACCGTTCGGCTCGCCGCGCAGAAGATCGCCCGTGGGCAGCGGTTGGACGAGCAGGGCAAGAACCACCTTCGTGTGGTGGTCACCACGATGGAGCAGTCCTGGTACGGGTCAGGGCAGCACCAGCGCAACCGCGATACAGCCGGGTTCACCCAGGCGTTTCACGGCGTGCTCGACGCGCTCCACCGGTCGGCACCGCTGTCGTGGAGGGGCAGGTTCCTGCCCCGGTCCGTCCTGCGGAGTGCGCGCACGCGCATCTCACGCTGA
- a CDS encoding DUF3558 family protein, which translates to MRTLGGRLVPVALGLLVAAAGCGASDPGLGASTGAEGAGSVSSVPVPSTGPTREEAGLDPCALLGARDRSSAGLTSPGEPTTVAGAPACDYVEPGAFGVTVTVDEHTDLEAVKARAPRAEELRVGSAPAVLVADRDADDGTCSVSLAAGRPGVSTVHIDVTTADFQDTAQACARATTVAELIEPEVT; encoded by the coding sequence GTGCGCACGCTCGGAGGTCGGCTCGTGCCGGTGGCGCTCGGGTTGCTCGTCGCCGCCGCGGGATGCGGCGCGTCCGATCCTGGGCTCGGGGCGTCGACGGGTGCGGAAGGTGCTGGGTCGGTCTCGTCCGTTCCCGTCCCGTCCACGGGGCCGACGCGGGAGGAAGCCGGGCTCGACCCGTGCGCCCTGCTCGGTGCGCGGGACCGGTCGTCGGCTGGGCTGACGTCGCCGGGGGAGCCCACCACGGTGGCGGGGGCTCCCGCCTGCGACTACGTGGAGCCGGGTGCCTTCGGGGTCACGGTGACGGTGGACGAGCACACGGATCTCGAGGCGGTCAAGGCCCGCGCCCCGCGGGCCGAGGAGTTGCGCGTGGGCTCCGCACCGGCGGTGCTCGTCGCCGACCGCGACGCCGACGACGGGACGTGCTCGGTGTCGCTGGCCGCCGGACGGCCGGGCGTGAGCACCGTCCACATAGACGTGACCACGGCCGACTTCCAGGACACGGCACAGGCCTGTGCTCGGGCCACCACGGTGGCCGAGCTGATCGAGCCGGAGGTGACATGA
- a CDS encoding ESX secretion-associated protein EspG → MIRVSASAFDILWSDLGHSGSPAPLAVRSVGQTDHERARIRAEVYANLAERGLVRGGELDPELRERFDLLAGASLVVECEALADLADPEPLRAVAAVVRDRGVLAVQPRRTVALTAIRAGEVFGAVVGVLPDFGAGPGMGVSLPASALATVADAAVEHSASRRARVFEQQSREAMAVQSRPVLAAGQFSVRVRRGTGLHRIGGLSWFVTDAGGYLGTVSEGRAGESWLSLVPADPPRIATRLADLVDEAESSG, encoded by the coding sequence GTGATCCGGGTGTCGGCTTCCGCCTTCGACATCCTGTGGTCCGACCTCGGCCATTCCGGTAGCCCCGCACCGTTGGCGGTGCGCAGCGTGGGACAGACCGACCACGAACGCGCCCGCATCCGAGCGGAGGTTTACGCCAACCTCGCCGAACGCGGCCTCGTGCGCGGTGGTGAGCTCGATCCCGAGCTGCGGGAGCGGTTCGACCTGCTCGCCGGGGCGTCGCTCGTGGTCGAATGCGAGGCGTTGGCCGACCTGGCCGATCCCGAGCCGCTGCGGGCGGTCGCCGCGGTGGTGCGTGACCGGGGTGTTCTGGCCGTCCAGCCCCGGCGTACGGTCGCTCTGACCGCCATCCGGGCCGGTGAGGTGTTCGGTGCGGTGGTCGGTGTGCTTCCCGACTTCGGCGCCGGCCCCGGCATGGGAGTGAGCCTTCCCGCATCGGCACTCGCCACGGTTGCCGATGCGGCGGTGGAACACTCGGCCAGCCGACGCGCGCGCGTATTCGAACAGCAGTCGCGGGAGGCGATGGCCGTTCAGTCGCGGCCGGTACTGGCCGCCGGTCAGTTCTCGGTCCGAGTCCGGCGGGGGACGGGCCTGCACCGTATCGGTGGGTTGAGCTGGTTCGTCACGGACGCGGGTGGCTACCTCGGCACGGTCTCGGAGGGGCGGGCCGGCGAGTCGTGGTTGAGCCTGGTACCCGCCGACCCTCCGAGGATCGCCACGCGGCTGGCGGACCTGGTCGACGAAGCGGAGTCCTCCGGCTAA
- a CDS encoding methyltransferase domain-containing protein: MRAETSAGHGSAAVRKVLEAELRAARARGAEEPVVVDVGGGSGVWAVPFAAAGCRVTVVEPNLNALATLERRAAEDGVSDRITVVADDSDALAEHVRVGSADLVLAHSLLEVVDDPRRTVAAIVEATAGGGAVSVLAANRYAAVLHRALTGRLAEAGELLSEPDGVRGGDSETVLRRFDADSLTTLLEEAGLSVEHVQGDGVVSEIVSPEGASGEAMSWEKDLAEFEAVAAVTRPLRDIATRLHVLARKPS, translated from the coding sequence ATGCGAGCGGAGACTTCGGCCGGTCACGGGTCGGCAGCGGTGCGGAAGGTGCTGGAGGCCGAGTTGCGCGCCGCCCGGGCCCGGGGAGCCGAGGAGCCTGTGGTGGTGGACGTCGGCGGCGGCAGCGGTGTGTGGGCGGTACCGTTCGCGGCGGCGGGTTGCCGGGTCACGGTCGTGGAACCGAACCTCAACGCGCTCGCGACACTGGAGCGACGCGCGGCCGAGGACGGCGTGTCCGACCGCATCACGGTGGTCGCCGACGATTCGGACGCTCTCGCGGAGCACGTCCGAGTCGGATCGGCCGACCTCGTGCTCGCGCACTCGCTCCTGGAGGTCGTCGACGACCCCCGGCGCACCGTGGCGGCGATCGTCGAGGCCACGGCGGGCGGCGGCGCGGTGTCCGTGCTGGCGGCGAACCGTTACGCGGCGGTCCTGCACCGGGCGTTGACGGGCAGGCTCGCGGAGGCCGGCGAGCTGTTGTCCGAGCCCGACGGCGTACGCGGTGGTGATTCGGAGACCGTCCTGCGACGGTTCGACGCCGACTCCCTGACCACGTTGCTCGAGGAGGCGGGGCTGTCGGTGGAGCACGTCCAGGGCGACGGGGTCGTGTCGGAGATCGTCTCGCCGGAGGGCGCTTCGGGGGAGGCGATGTCGTGGGAGAAGGATCTCGCCGAGTTCGAGGCCGTGGCCGCGGTGACCAGGCCGTTACGCGACATCGCCACCCGGCTGCACGTGCTGGCCCGCAAACCGTCCTGA
- the dinB gene encoding DNA polymerase IV, with amino-acid sequence MGRNTALPEGFERFRVTDSTWPDDTGCHVLHVDMDAFFAAVELRTRPELADRPVVVAGAGPRSVVLSANYPARRFGISSAMPVAAARKLCPHAVYLPPTRGLYSEVSRGVMAIFGDYTPLVEPLSLDEAFLDVRGALRRLGATPGEIGRRIRARVEEEHGVRCSVGAAGVKFVAKLASGMAKPDGMVVVPVAETVSFLRPLPVSALWGVGPRTAEVLRGHGLATVADIAATPVERLRRWVGAATAEHLHALAHGRDDRDVVPRTEEKSLGAERTFDTDLSDRREQQRQLLDLSEKVAATLRSRGLRGRTVSIKIRFSDFRTITRARTLPGATDVARTIHATAATLLAEAGATAPVRLLGVRVEGLTGEGEAEQLSLDDAQPVSRWRDAEVAADIARSKFGAAAVRPASLLKRDVQ; translated from the coding sequence ATGGGACGGAACACGGCGCTGCCCGAGGGATTCGAACGGTTCCGGGTCACCGACTCGACGTGGCCCGACGACACCGGCTGTCACGTGCTGCACGTCGACATGGACGCGTTCTTCGCGGCCGTGGAGCTGCGCACGCGGCCGGAGCTGGCCGACCGTCCCGTGGTGGTCGCGGGGGCCGGGCCCCGCTCGGTGGTCCTGTCGGCGAACTACCCGGCCCGGCGGTTCGGGATCTCGTCGGCCATGCCGGTGGCGGCGGCGCGCAAGCTGTGCCCGCACGCCGTGTACCTGCCCCCCACGCGCGGTCTCTACAGCGAGGTGTCCCGAGGTGTCATGGCCATCTTCGGCGACTACACGCCCCTGGTGGAGCCGCTGAGCCTCGACGAGGCGTTCCTCGACGTGCGGGGTGCGCTGCGCAGGCTGGGGGCCACCCCGGGGGAGATCGGCAGACGGATCCGGGCCAGGGTGGAGGAGGAGCACGGGGTGCGGTGTTCCGTGGGCGCGGCCGGGGTCAAGTTCGTGGCGAAGCTGGCCTCCGGCATGGCCAAGCCCGACGGCATGGTGGTGGTGCCGGTGGCGGAGACGGTGTCGTTCCTGCGTCCGTTGCCGGTGTCGGCCCTGTGGGGGGTGGGCCCGAGGACCGCCGAGGTACTGCGGGGGCACGGCCTGGCGACGGTCGCCGACATCGCGGCCACGCCGGTCGAGCGGCTGCGTCGCTGGGTGGGCGCGGCCACGGCCGAACATCTGCACGCGTTGGCCCACGGCCGCGACGATCGTGACGTCGTCCCCCGGACCGAGGAGAAGTCCCTCGGGGCGGAGCGCACGTTCGACACCGACCTGTCCGACCGCCGCGAGCAGCAGCGGCAGTTGCTGGACCTGTCCGAGAAGGTGGCGGCCACACTCCGCAGCCGGGGACTGCGGGGCCGGACGGTGTCGATCAAGATCCGGTTCTCCGACTTCCGCACCATCACGCGGGCCAGGACCCTGCCGGGGGCCACGGACGTGGCCAGGACCATCCACGCCACGGCTGCCACTCTGCTGGCCGAGGCGGGCGCGACCGCGCCCGTGAGGTTGCTGGGAGTGCGGGTGGAGGGGCTCACCGGTGAGGGAGAGGCCGAGCAGCTCAGCCTGGACGACGCGCAGCCGGTGTCACGGTGGCGGGACGCCGAGGTGGCCGCCGACATCGCCCGTTCGAAGTTCGGAGCCGCGGCGGTGCGCCCCGCGTCACTTCTGAAGCGTGACGTGCAGTGA
- a CDS encoding DUF58 domain-containing protein: MFRSLSGLTTRGRCLLAAGIAAGVCAAVLNERDLLRVAVFVLALPLCVVLLASASRMTISASRSLLTERIPVGGHGEVQLELWRTGRMPAGEVLLEDGLPYTLGPKPRFVVERLPHQRPVPLRYPVQPTLRGVHRIGPLRATITDPFGLCEFERDLVTHSRLVVVPRVTTLWGLPRGAGLGSGEDSSIRLHAGQGETDVVVRQYRQGDDLRKVHWRSTARRDEMMVRVEERPWHGGTTVLLDHRASAHRGSGTHSSLEWAVEFTASVSLHLNKMGQRVRLVSEHGKLLADAPEQAGPGHAGSVLDSLAATRPAHERDIVLGSDPGQGQELIAVLGTVGTESVHELTRHRPRGTRSYAVLLDTAAWASGDTATDADVTVGDTAALLRAAGWGVVVAKADRTVSDVWAELCHTPAPGASLIGGSS; the protein is encoded by the coding sequence GTGTTCCGCTCGTTGTCCGGCCTCACCACCCGCGGCCGTTGCCTGCTCGCCGCCGGGATCGCCGCAGGAGTGTGCGCCGCCGTACTCAACGAGCGCGACCTGCTCCGGGTCGCGGTGTTCGTCCTCGCCCTCCCGCTGTGCGTGGTGCTGTTGGCCTCGGCCTCGCGCATGACCATCTCCGCGTCGCGCTCGCTGTTGACCGAGCGCATCCCGGTCGGGGGGCACGGCGAGGTGCAGCTCGAACTCTGGCGCACGGGGCGTATGCCCGCAGGTGAGGTGCTGCTGGAAGACGGCCTGCCGTACACGCTGGGGCCGAAGCCTCGCTTCGTCGTGGAGCGCCTCCCCCATCAGCGGCCCGTACCGTTGCGCTATCCCGTGCAGCCGACACTGCGTGGCGTGCACCGGATCGGTCCGCTGCGCGCCACGATCACCGATCCTTTCGGACTGTGTGAGTTCGAACGCGACCTCGTGACGCACTCCCGGCTGGTCGTGGTTCCGCGCGTGACCACGCTGTGGGGACTTCCCCGTGGTGCGGGGCTCGGTTCGGGCGAGGACAGCAGCATCCGCCTGCACGCGGGCCAGGGCGAGACGGACGTCGTCGTACGGCAGTACCGGCAGGGCGACGACCTGCGCAAGGTGCACTGGCGGTCGACCGCCCGGCGCGACGAGATGATGGTGCGCGTCGAGGAACGGCCGTGGCACGGCGGCACCACCGTGTTGCTCGACCACCGGGCTTCGGCCCACCGAGGTTCGGGTACGCACAGCAGCCTGGAGTGGGCTGTCGAGTTCACCGCCAGCGTGAGCCTGCACCTCAACAAGATGGGACAGCGCGTCCGACTCGTCAGCGAACACGGCAAGCTGCTCGCCGACGCACCCGAGCAGGCGGGCCCCGGGCACGCCGGTTCGGTGCTGGACTCGCTCGCCGCGACGCGTCCCGCGCACGAGCGGGACATCGTGCTCGGTTCCGACCCCGGCCAGGGCCAGGAGTTGATCGCGGTGCTGGGCACGGTGGGCACCGAGTCGGTCCACGAGCTGACGCGACACCGCCCCCGCGGCACCCGCAGCTACGCCGTGCTGCTCGACACCGCCGCGTGGGCGAGCGGCGACACCGCGACCGACGCCGACGTCACGGTCGGCGACACGGCCGCGCTCCTGCGCGCGGCGGGCTGGGGCGTCGTGGTGGCGAAGGCGGACCGCACGGTGTCGGACGTGTGGGCGGAGTTGTGCCACACACCGGCGCCCGGCGCGTCACTGATCGGGGGCAGCTCATGA